A region of Bacteroidales bacterium DNA encodes the following proteins:
- a CDS encoding RraA family protein produces MKNQTLAIIFSFILICFPFVMINAQENEEKVDDQTLLELYESLRVADVSDGMDMVGLRDLGLMDQKIQALWKDIEDFKHTFCGIAVTARYVPTNDVIKNPMSKEEFQQWEGEWYNNKSPEPFVKFLKSGSIVVIDVEGDGDTGTVGSYNGLAWISKGARGIISNGGVRDTDELIKQEVPVYFDPENRGRGIRPGRNEIESVNETVTLGGVQVNPGDVVVADGDGVIVVPRKHAKQVAQYAREILEGDKEARRNLYEQMGKPLDGTVK; encoded by the coding sequence ATGAAAAATCAAACCCTAGCAATCATCTTCTCTTTTATTTTGATATGTTTTCCTTTCGTTATGATCAATGCGCAGGAAAACGAAGAAAAAGTTGACGACCAAACCTTGCTGGAATTATATGAAAGCCTTCGGGTTGCTGATGTTTCTGATGGAATGGATATGGTGGGCCTGCGTGACCTGGGACTGATGGATCAGAAGATACAGGCCCTCTGGAAAGATATTGAAGACTTTAAGCATACGTTTTGCGGTATTGCTGTGACTGCCCGCTATGTTCCCACCAATGATGTCATAAAAAATCCCATGTCTAAAGAGGAATTTCAGCAATGGGAAGGCGAATGGTATAACAACAAATCACCCGAGCCCTTTGTGAAATTTCTGAAATCAGGCTCCATTGTGGTAATTGATGTTGAAGGTGATGGCGATACGGGTACGGTTGGTTCATATAATGGCCTGGCCTGGATAAGCAAAGGAGCCAGGGGAATCATATCCAACGGAGGGGTTAGAGATACCGACGAACTGATCAAACAGGAGGTGCCGGTGTATTTTGACCCCGAGAACAGGGGAAGAGGCATCCGGCCCGGACGCAATGAGATCGAATCGGTAAACGAAACAGTGACCCTGGGTGGAGTTCAGGTGAACCCGGGAGATGTTGTGGTGGCCGACGGCGACGGTGTGATTGTCGTTCCCCGTAAACATGCCAAACAGGTAGCTCAATATGCCCGGGAAATACTGGAAGGTGACAAAGAGGCCAGAAGAAATCTGTATGAACAAATGGGCAAGCCTCTGGATGGAACGGTGAAGTAA